Part of the Halorhodospira halophila genome is shown below.
TTCGATGCACCATGTTCCCGACTCTCAATGCAGGCGTTCTCATGAGGCTAGCAGGACGATCCGGGTGGCGGCCATTGGGCCTGCAGGGGCCCGAGTGGATCCGCTTTCTTGTCGGCTACACCGGGCTGGGCCTGGTCTTGGCACTGGTCATCGTGTGGGTCAACCCCGACCTACTCGGGCCGCTGACGCCGCGCGTCGAGATCACCGCGGACGACGACCGCGAGACCCCGCCGCCGGCGCGACCAAATGACGCACCCGAGGCCACCCCCACCGGGCAGGGCCCGGTTTCCTATGCCGACGCCGTCGAGCGGGCCGCGCCCGCGGTGGTGAACATCTTCACCGTCAAGCAGGTCACCGAGCAGCTGGTACCGCCCGGGTTCGATGATCCGCTGTTCCGGCGCTTCTTCGGCGAGCCGCCCACCCGCGAGCGCCAGCGCACCGAGACCAGCCTCGGCTCCGGGGTCATCGTCGCCGAGGACGGTTACGTCGTCACCAATCACCACGTCATCGACGAGGCCGATCAGATCCAGGTACTGCTCGCCGACGGGCGCCAGAAGGCGGCCACGGTGGTGGGCCGGGATCCGGAGACCGACCTGGCGGTACTGCGCATCGAGGCCGAGCGGCTGCCGGTGATCACCTTCGCCCGGGACGAGCGGGTGCGCGTCGGCGATGTCGTGCTGGCCATCGGCAACCCCTTCGGCGTCGGGCAGACCGTGACCCACGGGATCATCAGCGCCACCGGACGCGACCAACTGGGGCTGTCGACCTTCGAGAACTTCCTGCAGACCGATGCCGCGATCAACCCGGGCAACTCCGGCGGCGCGCTGGTCGACGCCGAAGGCCGGCTGGTGGGGATCAACACCGCGATCTTCAGTGGCAGCGGCGGCTCCCAGGGCATCGGTTTTGCCATTCCAGCGGGGATCGCCCAGGCGGTGATGGCCGACCTGATCCAGTACGGCCGCGTGGTACGCGGCTGGCTCGGGGTGCAGGCGCAGCGACTGACGCCGGCGCTCGCCGAATCCTTCGGGCACCCGCCGGATACCGAGGGCGTGGCGATCACCCACGTCCTGCCCCGGGGCCCGGCGGATCAGGCCGGCCTGCAGGCCGGCGATATCATCATCCAACTCGGCGAACAGCGCATCCGCGACGTCCAGGACCTGCTGCAGGCCGCCAGCGAGGCGGCACCCGGTACCGAGATGGAGGTCGCCGGCTACCGCGACCAAGAACCGTTCTCGACCTCCGTCACACTGGGCGAACGCCCCGACATGCAGCAGCCCAGCCGACCCGGCCGGCGCTGAGGGGCCCCGCCCGCCGCCCCCGAAGACGGGCGCGGCGGGCGCCCCTTACACCGCGACGGCAAGCGTCTCGGCCAGCGCCTCGAGGAAGCGGTTGTTCTCCTCCGGCCGGCCAACGGTCACGCGCAGGCAGTCTTCCAGGCGCGGATGGCTGCCATGCAGGCGCTTGATCAGCACCCCTCGATCCAGCAGCCCGCGGTGAACGGCGTCGGCACTGCCCTGAGGAACGCGGAAGGTGAGGAAGTTGGTCTCGGTCGGGGCCACGTACTCCACCCCGGGCACCGCCGGCATCTCCTCGACCAGACGGGCCCGCTCGGCGAGGACATGGGCCACGGCGCGGTCCAGCGCCTCCTGGTGCTCGACGGCGAAGGCGGCACTGGCCTGCGCCAGGCTGCCCAGATTGTAGGGCAGACGGCCTTTCTCCAGCTGCTCGATCCAGGCCGGATGACCGATCAGTACCCCGACCCGCAACCCGGCCAGGCCGACCTTGGAGAGGGTGCGTAGCACCATACAGTTGGGGAACTCGAGCACCCGCGGGAGGAAGCTGCTGTCGGCGTAGGGTGCGTAGGCCTCGTCGACCACCACCAGCCCGTCGCTCTGCGCCACCAGCTCGGCCACGGCATCGAGGTCCAGGCCGTTGCCGGTGGGATTGTTGGGGTGGGCCAGGTAGGTGACCGCGGGACAATGCACCGAAGCGGTCTCCAGGGTGGCCGGGAGGTCGAGCCCGAACTCCGGCCCCAGGGGCACTTCCACGTACTCGGCCCCGGTGAGGTTGGCGATGATCCGGTACATGGCAAAGCTCGGCCCCGGCGCCATGACGGTGCGCCCGCTGCCGGCCACTGCCAGATCGATGAGCTGGATGAGTTCGTCGGAGCCATTGCCGAGCAGCAAATCGGCACCCTTCGGCACGCCCAGGCTCTCGCGCAACAGCGCCTTCAGCTGCCGCGCTGCCGGATCCGGGTAGCGGTTTACCGCCACCGAGCGCATCCGCTCGAGCCAGGCCTCCTCCAGGGCCCCGGGCCAGGCCCAGGGGCTCTCCATGGCGTCGAGCTTGATCGCCCTGCCCGGCTCGGCGACCTGATAGGCCTCCAGCGCCTGCACCTGCGGCCGCACCCAGCGGGCGACCCGCGCCTCGACCTCAGTCACCGTTGCTCTCCTCCGCCTGACCACGATACTCCGCCGACCGGGCATGAGCGGTCAGCCCCTCGCCGCGGGCCATCACTGCGGCGGTTCCGGCCAGCGCCGCGGCGCCGGCGGGGGAGCAAGCCAGGGTGGTGGAACGCTTCTGGAAGTCATAAACCCCCAGGGGCGAAGCGAAGCGCGCTGTCCGCGAGGTCGGCAGCGTATGGTTGGGGCCGGCGCAGTAATCACCCAACGACTCGGCGCTGTAGTGCCCCAGGAAGATCGCCCCGGCGTGGCGGATCCCCTCGGCCAACCGGTCGGGCTCGGTAACGGACAGCTCTAGGTGCTCGGGGGCCACATAGTTGGCCACCCGCTGCGCCTCCTCAAGATCGCGGACGCAGATCAGCGCCCCGCGCTCGGCCAGCGAGGTGCGGATGATCTCGGAGCGTTCCATGTCCGGCAGCAGGCGCTCCATGGCCGCCTGCACCTGGTCGAGGAAGACGAAATCGGGGCAGACCAGCAGGGCCTGGGCCTCCTCATCGTGCTCGGCCTGGGAGAACAGGTCCATGGCGATCCACTCGGGGTCGGCCTGACCGTCGCTGATGACCAGCACCTCGGAGGGGCCGGCGATCATGTCGATGCCCACCACCCCGTAGACCCGTCGCTTGGCCTCGGCCACGTAAGCATTGCCGGGACCGACGACCTTGTCCACGGCGGGCACGGTCTCGGTGCCGTAAGCCAGCGCCGCCACCGCCTGCGCCCCGCCCAGGGTGAAGATGCGGTCGACCCCGGCGACGTGGGCAGCGGCCAGCACAAGCGGCGACAGCTCACCCCCCGGGGCCGGAACAGTCATGACGATCTCCTGCACCCCGGCCACCCGGGCGGGGACGGCATTCATCAGCACCGACGAGGGGTAGGCGGCCTTGCCGCCGGGGACGTAGACGCCGACCCGGTCGAGGGCCGTCACCTGCTGGCCGAGGCGATTGCCGTCGGCATCCTCGTAGACCCAGGACTCCAGGCGCTGGCGCCCGGCGTAGTCGCGAATCCGCGCGGCGGCCTGTTCCAGCGCCTCGCGCATCTCGGGGGCCACCTGCTCGTGGGCCGCCGCCACCTCCTCGGCTGGAATCTCCAGAGCCGCCATCGAGTCCACCTCCCGACCATCGAACCGCCGGGTATAGTCCAGCACGGCTGCGTCACCGCCGGTGCGCACGCCCTCGACCACCTCGGCGACCCGCTGCTCGATGGAAGCGCCCGGATGACTGCCCCAGCTCGTCAGGGCATCGAGGCTGTCCCAGAAGTCGGGTTGCGTGGTGCTCAGCCGCTTGATGTCGACCATGGTTCCCCCTCGCGATAAAGCTAACTGGTGTCCTTGGCGCGCGCCGCCGCAGCCAGATCGTCGATCAGCGTCCCCAGCCTGCGCGGGCTGGTCTTCAGCGACGCCTTGTTGACGACCAACCGCGAGCTGATCGGCATGATCTCCTCGAGCGGCGCCAGCCCATTGGCGCGCAGGGTGTTCCCGGTGTCGACCAGGTCCACGATGAGATCGGCCATGCCAACCAACGGCGCCAGCTCCATGGAGCCGTAGAGTTTGATGATCTCGGCCTGGCGGCCCTGCGCAGCGAAGTGCTGGCGCGCCAGATGGACGAACTTGGTGGCCACGCGCGGACGACGCCCGGGGGGCGGACCGTCCGGCGGCCCGGCCACCATCAGCCGGCACCGGGCGATGCCCAGATCCACCGGGTCGTAGAGGCCGTCACCACCGTGCTCGAGGAGCACGTCCCGCCCGGCCACGCCGAGGTCGGCGCCGCCGTGCTCGACGTAGGTCGGCACGTCCGAGGCGCGCACCACGAGCAGCCGCACATCCTCGCGGTTGGTCCCGATGATCAGCTTGCGGCTGGCGTCCGGATCCTCGGCGGGCTCGATCCCGCAGCGGGCGAGCAGCGGCAGGGTCTCTTCCAGGATGCGTCCCTTGGACAGGGCCAGGGTCAGGATTCGGCTCATGGTATTCGGTCGGTCTCCGTCGTCAGTCGGGGACACGCTGGATATCGGCGCCGAGCTGCGCCAGCTTCTCCTCGATACAC
Proteins encoded:
- the hisC gene encoding histidinol-phosphate transaminase, which codes for MTEVEARVARWVRPQVQALEAYQVAEPGRAIKLDAMESPWAWPGALEEAWLERMRSVAVNRYPDPAARQLKALLRESLGVPKGADLLLGNGSDELIQLIDLAVAGSGRTVMAPGPSFAMYRIIANLTGAEYVEVPLGPEFGLDLPATLETASVHCPAVTYLAHPNNPTGNGLDLDAVAELVAQSDGLVVVDEAYAPYADSSFLPRVLEFPNCMVLRTLSKVGLAGLRVGVLIGHPAWIEQLEKGRLPYNLGSLAQASAAFAVEHQEALDRAVAHVLAERARLVEEMPAVPGVEYVAPTETNFLTFRVPQGSADAVHRGLLDRGVLIKRLHGSHPRLEDCLRVTVGRPEENNRFLEALAETLAVAV
- the hisG gene encoding ATP phosphoribosyltransferase, whose product is MSRILTLALSKGRILEETLPLLARCGIEPAEDPDASRKLIIGTNREDVRLLVVRASDVPTYVEHGGADLGVAGRDVLLEHGGDGLYDPVDLGIARCRLMVAGPPDGPPPGRRPRVATKFVHLARQHFAAQGRQAEIIKLYGSMELAPLVGMADLIVDLVDTGNTLRANGLAPLEEIMPISSRLVVNKASLKTSPRRLGTLIDDLAAAARAKDTS
- the hisD gene encoding histidinol dehydrogenase, whose protein sequence is MVDIKRLSTTQPDFWDSLDALTSWGSHPGASIEQRVAEVVEGVRTGGDAAVLDYTRRFDGREVDSMAALEIPAEEVAAAHEQVAPEMREALEQAAARIRDYAGRQRLESWVYEDADGNRLGQQVTALDRVGVYVPGGKAAYPSSVLMNAVPARVAGVQEIVMTVPAPGGELSPLVLAAAHVAGVDRIFTLGGAQAVAALAYGTETVPAVDKVVGPGNAYVAEAKRRVYGVVGIDMIAGPSEVLVISDGQADPEWIAMDLFSQAEHDEEAQALLVCPDFVFLDQVQAAMERLLPDMERSEIIRTSLAERGALICVRDLEEAQRVANYVAPEHLELSVTEPDRLAEGIRHAGAIFLGHYSAESLGDYCAGPNHTLPTSRTARFASPLGVYDFQKRSTTLACSPAGAAALAGTAAVMARGEGLTAHARSAEYRGQAEESNGD
- a CDS encoding trypsin-like peptidase domain-containing protein, whose product is MRLAGRSGWRPLGLQGPEWIRFLVGYTGLGLVLALVIVWVNPDLLGPLTPRVEITADDDRETPPPARPNDAPEATPTGQGPVSYADAVERAAPAVVNIFTVKQVTEQLVPPGFDDPLFRRFFGEPPTRERQRTETSLGSGVIVAEDGYVVTNHHVIDEADQIQVLLADGRQKAATVVGRDPETDLAVLRIEAERLPVITFARDERVRVGDVVLAIGNPFGVGQTVTHGIISATGRDQLGLSTFENFLQTDAAINPGNSGGALVDAEGRLVGINTAIFSGSGGSQGIGFAIPAGIAQAVMADLIQYGRVVRGWLGVQAQRLTPALAESFGHPPDTEGVAITHVLPRGPADQAGLQAGDIIIQLGEQRIRDVQDLLQAASEAAPGTEMEVAGYRDQEPFSTSVTLGERPDMQQPSRPGRR